A genomic segment from Spongiibacter sp. IMCC21906 encodes:
- a CDS encoding MerR family transcriptional regulator, which translates to MKMRELETRTGVSRQMIQFYFKNGMLPDPERPKRNVAIYNENHVNAILSIRQLQSEGRLSIEEIKQFLAGNTNNKTTRAAVFTHLDELFAAHAGVDLQLVPLSSITSRNPLAEQDAPILQQVGAIELIERNGELHLSHVDAQIIGCWGDMRAAGYTEEDGFGPDIVSAHVESAEKLANAEVDIFLSHVPADYPTEKKATMAQAGAKVMLDLFTLLRMKATIAAFGRIDSPQS; encoded by the coding sequence ATGAAAATGCGCGAACTGGAAACACGCACCGGCGTCAGCCGACAAATGATTCAGTTTTATTTTAAAAATGGCATGCTGCCCGATCCCGAGCGGCCAAAGCGCAATGTCGCTATTTATAATGAAAATCACGTTAACGCGATTTTATCCATCCGCCAGCTGCAATCCGAAGGCCGTCTTAGCATAGAAGAAATTAAGCAATTTCTAGCGGGGAACACCAACAACAAAACCACACGAGCGGCGGTGTTTACGCACCTTGATGAGCTGTTCGCTGCCCACGCCGGCGTTGACCTGCAATTGGTGCCGCTTAGCTCAATTACATCCCGCAACCCGCTGGCAGAACAAGACGCCCCCATTCTCCAACAAGTCGGGGCAATCGAGCTTATCGAACGCAATGGCGAACTCCACCTCAGCCATGTCGACGCCCAAATTATCGGTTGCTGGGGCGATATGCGTGCCGCTGGTTACACAGAGGAAGACGGTTTCGGTCCCGATATCGTATCCGCCCACGTTGAGTCCGCCGAAAAGCTCGCCAACGCCGAAGTCGATATTTTCTTAAGCCATGTACCAGCCGATTATCCCACCGAGAAAAAAGCCACCATGGCTCAAGCCGGTGCCAAAGTGATGCTCGACCTGTTTACGCTATTGAGGATGAAGGCGACCATCGCCGCCTTCGGACGAATAGACAGCCCCCAGTCATAA
- a CDS encoding chorismate lyase yields the protein MSTKLPLPMRAWLEDTGSLTARLRKKSAGQFSVRVLNQAWALPHFSERELLEMGEREWGLVREVLLCGRGEPWVFARSVMPARSLVGDLRQLRQLDSRPLGPLLFNTRSMRRGGYQFCQMPVAMLSQDIVGGDEQALWGRRSRFDLRDRPIMVSEIFLPAFQP from the coding sequence TTGTCCACCAAGCTGCCATTGCCCATGCGTGCCTGGCTGGAAGACACTGGCTCCTTAACGGCTCGGCTGCGCAAAAAATCGGCGGGGCAGTTTAGTGTGAGGGTGCTTAATCAGGCTTGGGCCTTGCCGCATTTCTCTGAGAGAGAGTTGCTGGAGATGGGAGAGCGGGAGTGGGGCCTGGTTCGCGAAGTCCTGCTTTGCGGGCGGGGCGAGCCTTGGGTGTTTGCCCGCAGTGTTATGCCTGCCCGGTCGCTGGTAGGTGATCTGCGACAGCTGCGGCAGTTAGATTCCCGGCCCTTGGGGCCGTTGCTGTTTAACACGCGAAGTATGCGCCGAGGTGGCTACCAGTTTTGCCAAATGCCCGTCGCTATGTTGTCACAGGATATTGTCGGCGGTGACGAGCAGGCCTTGTGGGGACGGCGATCTCGGTTTGATTTGCGCGATCGGCCCATTATGGTCAGCGAAATTTTTCTGCCTGCATTTCAGCCGTGA
- a CDS encoding dicarboxylate/amino acid:cation symporter, whose product MPKLALHWQIAIAIGLAVLLGSITSADSSLLGVSILGSYDFVGTLFLNALKMLIVPLVMSSIISGMAGLGGPGLERLGGKTLLFYACSSLLAILIGLTVVNLIGPGTGDNQALAESMRPDDAVLNDTMDKVAGRDASDVIQVFIRMVPTNVVAAAAEGQMLGLIFFSLLFGIFLAKSDSKATKLVGDFFQGVMDIMTDITMWVMRFAPLGVFGLVAETVTNTGFAAFKPMMLFFVTALLALMLHAFVALPLVLRYVGRVQPHKHYSAMAPAMLTAFSTASSSATLPLTMECIQEKSGVSKRTSGFVLPLGATVNMDGTALYECVAAMFIAQVYGLDLSLGQQFMVVMIALLTSIGVAGIPAASLVAISVILGAIGLPLEGIGLLLVTDRILDMIRTAVNVFSDSCAAVVIARSEGEETHIAVTK is encoded by the coding sequence ATGCCCAAACTCGCCCTGCACTGGCAAATTGCCATCGCCATTGGTCTGGCGGTGCTCCTTGGTAGCATTACCAGCGCAGACAGCAGCCTGCTTGGCGTATCTATTTTGGGCAGCTACGACTTTGTGGGCACTCTGTTCCTCAATGCTCTGAAAATGCTGATTGTGCCCTTGGTAATGTCCTCTATTATCAGTGGCATGGCAGGGCTGGGTGGCCCGGGTCTTGAACGTCTTGGCGGCAAAACTCTGTTGTTTTACGCTTGCAGTAGCTTGCTCGCCATACTGATTGGCTTAACCGTAGTGAACCTGATTGGTCCCGGCACCGGCGACAACCAGGCTCTGGCCGAAAGCATGCGCCCCGACGACGCCGTACTCAACGACACAATGGACAAAGTCGCTGGTCGCGATGCTAGCGATGTGATTCAAGTCTTTATTCGGATGGTGCCTACCAATGTGGTCGCGGCAGCCGCTGAAGGGCAAATGCTGGGGCTGATTTTTTTCAGTTTGTTGTTTGGTATCTTTTTGGCCAAGAGCGACAGCAAAGCGACCAAATTGGTCGGCGACTTCTTTCAAGGGGTCATGGATATCATGACCGACATCACTATGTGGGTCATGCGATTTGCGCCGCTTGGGGTATTTGGTCTGGTGGCAGAAACCGTCACCAATACCGGTTTTGCCGCCTTTAAACCCATGATGCTCTTCTTTGTTACCGCCTTACTCGCGCTGATGCTCCACGCCTTTGTCGCCTTGCCATTGGTATTGCGCTATGTGGGCAGAGTGCAGCCCCACAAGCATTATTCCGCCATGGCTCCCGCCATGCTAACGGCATTCTCTACCGCATCCAGCTCCGCCACGCTGCCGCTAACCATGGAGTGTATTCAAGAAAAATCTGGGGTATCCAAACGCACCAGTGGTTTTGTGTTGCCCTTAGGCGCCACTGTCAATATGGATGGCACTGCATTGTATGAATGTGTTGCCGCCATGTTTATCGCTCAGGTCTATGGTCTGGATCTGAGCCTGGGTCAGCAGTTTATGGTGGTGATGATTGCCCTGCTCACATCCATTGGTGTCGCCGGTATCCCCGCTGCCAGTCTGGTTGCCATCTCAGTCATTCTAGGTGCGATTGGTCTGCCACTGGAGGGCATCGGCTTATTGCTCGTCACCGACCGAATTCTGGATATGATCCGCACCGCCGTCAACGTCTTCAGTGACTCCTGTGCCGCCGTGGTGATCGCCCGTAGCGAAGGCGAAGAAACCCATATTGCCGTAACGAAATAG
- a CDS encoding class I SAM-dependent methyltransferase, with protein MSFYENRILPRMIDTLCSQKAVMEMREKVVPKAYGVVLEVGMGSGINLPLYDPDKVDFVWGLEPSEGMRRKAQKNLQNAPVEVRWLDLPGESIPLDDNSVDTVLLTYTLCTIPDWHKALEQMHRVLKPDGVLLFCEHGQSCDHDVEKWQHRITPMWKKLAGGCHLNRNIIELIGRANFNVTRYENCYMTGMPRIASYMYIGEAQKA; from the coding sequence ATGAGCTTTTATGAAAACCGCATTTTGCCAAGGATGATTGATACCCTGTGCAGTCAAAAAGCGGTAATGGAGATGCGCGAAAAAGTCGTGCCCAAAGCCTATGGCGTAGTGTTGGAAGTTGGCATGGGTAGCGGCATCAACCTTCCCCTCTACGATCCCGACAAAGTGGATTTTGTTTGGGGGCTAGAGCCGTCAGAAGGAATGCGCCGCAAAGCCCAAAAAAATCTCCAAAACGCCCCCGTTGAAGTCCGCTGGCTGGATTTACCGGGAGAAAGCATTCCGCTGGACGACAATAGCGTTGACACCGTGTTGCTCACCTACACCCTCTGCACCATTCCAGACTGGCACAAAGCCCTGGAACAAATGCACCGGGTACTGAAGCCAGATGGCGTTTTATTATTTTGTGAGCACGGCCAGTCTTGCGATCACGACGTCGAAAAATGGCAGCACCGCATCACCCCAATGTGGAAAAAACTGGCCGGTGGTTGTCATCTAAACCGGAATATTATCGAACTGATTGGCCGCGCCAATTTCAACGTCACCCGCTACGAAAATTGCTATATGACTGGCATGCCCCGTATTGCCAGCTATATGTATATTGGGGAGGCGCAAAAAGCCTAA
- a CDS encoding OmpA family protein: MKMLWKSAIAAGVVAASLSSAANAEEEKGFYVGGNAFYTQVFDADGTATVEAGGVLDGLPLLGDLLGGLLGGTSGSANFETSYDEDIGYGLTLGYKFTGPWRAEFEYRSQENDIDSVDSGVASFSSDSTLETTSMLGNLWYDFNMEEAIRPYVGFGLGMANVDTGSGDDDVVIGQLGAGVSWFLSPRLALDIGYRFAMADDPSYENGGTKVDSEYGSQSVMAGVRYNFFDAQYGVQDEDGDGVPDESDQCLGTPKGVQVDSVGCPLDGDNDGVADYLDKCPNTPAGAKVNAEGCSIDSDNDGVADDDDVCPNTPAGERVMSNGCAEQQSVVLRGVNFELDSAQLTVNAETILDSVATTLNDSPGFDVELQGHTDSTGSDSYNMNLSQNRAQSVKNYLSDQGVSSSRLTAKGYGETQPVASNETRAGRSENRRVELKVVGQDEGVMMEEEVYMPSDEEDEDPYNYMPEDEAADEEEAADEEMMEEEAAEEEAAEETSYDYDYDYEEESSTEEAAPAEEEESSSDAAEEAEDFDYIP, translated from the coding sequence ATGAAAATGCTATGGAAGTCTGCGATAGCCGCAGGCGTTGTAGCTGCTTCGCTGTCGAGCGCAGCAAATGCAGAAGAAGAAAAAGGGTTTTATGTGGGCGGTAACGCCTTTTATACACAAGTTTTTGATGCCGATGGCACTGCCACTGTCGAGGCTGGCGGAGTACTTGATGGTCTGCCCCTTCTGGGTGACTTGCTTGGCGGTTTGTTGGGTGGCACTTCTGGTTCAGCCAACTTCGAAACCTCCTACGACGAAGACATCGGTTATGGTCTGACCTTGGGTTACAAATTTACAGGCCCATGGCGCGCAGAATTTGAGTACCGCTCACAAGAAAACGATATTGATAGCGTAGATTCCGGCGTTGCTTCGTTTAGCAGTGACAGCACGCTTGAAACAACGTCTATGCTGGGTAACCTCTGGTACGACTTCAACATGGAAGAGGCGATTCGTCCCTATGTTGGTTTCGGTTTAGGTATGGCGAATGTCGATACCGGTTCTGGTGACGACGATGTGGTTATCGGTCAGTTGGGTGCTGGTGTGAGCTGGTTCCTGAGTCCACGTTTAGCACTGGATATCGGTTATCGTTTTGCGATGGCTGACGATCCTAGCTACGAGAATGGTGGCACCAAAGTTGATAGCGAATACGGTTCGCAAAGTGTGATGGCTGGTGTGCGCTACAACTTCTTTGACGCCCAATATGGTGTTCAAGATGAAGATGGCGATGGCGTACCTGATGAAAGCGATCAGTGCCTGGGCACACCTAAAGGTGTTCAAGTTGATAGCGTAGGTTGTCCTCTGGACGGCGACAACGATGGTGTGGCTGACTACTTGGACAAATGTCCTAATACGCCAGCTGGCGCTAAAGTGAACGCGGAAGGTTGCAGCATCGACAGCGACAACGATGGTGTTGCTGACGACGATGACGTATGTCCTAACACCCCAGCGGGTGAGCGTGTCATGTCAAATGGCTGTGCTGAACAGCAGTCTGTAGTTCTGCGCGGTGTAAACTTTGAGCTGGATAGCGCTCAGTTGACGGTTAATGCGGAAACTATCCTTGATAGTGTTGCGACAACGCTGAACGACTCTCCAGGGTTTGATGTTGAGCTTCAAGGCCACACTGACAGCACAGGTAGCGATAGCTACAACATGAACCTGTCTCAAAACCGTGCTCAGTCTGTTAAAAACTACCTATCTGACCAAGGTGTATCATCAAGCCGCCTGACGGCTAAAGGCTACGGTGAGACTCAGCCGGTTGCCAGCAACGAAACCCGCGCGGGACGTTCTGAAAACCGTCGTGTTGAGCTTAAAGTCGTTGGTCAAGACGAAGGCGTGATGATGGAAGAAGAGGTCTACATGCCTTCTGATGAAGAAGACGAAGACCCCTATAACTATATGCCTGAAGACGAAGCAGCTGACGAAGAAGAGGCAGCTGACGAAGAAATGATGGAAGAGGAAGCAGCCGAAGAAGAAGCTGCTGAAGAGACCTCTTACGATTATGACTACGACTATGAAGAAGAGTCTTCAACTGAAGAAGCTGCTCCTGCTGAGGAAGAAGAAAGCTCTTCTGATGCAGCTGAAGAAGCAGAGGATTTCGATTACATCCCATAA
- the ubiA gene encoding 4-hydroxybenzoate octaprenyltransferase, which translates to MKSQFQILRAQLPHYLALMRVSRPIGTYLVLWPTLWALWIAAEGFPDWHLLLIFCLGTFLMRSAGCVINDYADRDIDAHVRRTTERPFAQGKVTEKEALMLFASLCLISFVLVLFTNGLTILLSFGAVALAACYPFMKRYTHLPQLVLGAAFAWGIPMAFAAQTDSLPPALWLMYMAVLLWTVTYDTFYAMVDRDDDLKIGVKSTAILFGDDDKTITAMLQLCVLVILVLVGVQFSLSFIYYAGLMAAAGLFVYQQQLIKYRDRDQCFKAFLNNNWVGAVIFVGIVCHYLLAP; encoded by the coding sequence ATGAAGTCACAATTCCAGATCTTGCGCGCCCAGTTACCCCATTATCTTGCCTTGATGCGAGTGTCTCGTCCCATTGGGACGTATCTGGTGTTGTGGCCGACTCTGTGGGCGCTGTGGATTGCCGCTGAAGGGTTTCCGGACTGGCATTTATTGCTGATTTTTTGTTTGGGGACGTTTCTAATGCGTTCGGCGGGCTGTGTCATTAATGACTATGCAGATCGCGATATCGACGCCCATGTTCGCCGCACCACCGAGCGACCCTTTGCTCAGGGTAAGGTCACCGAGAAAGAAGCCCTGATGCTGTTTGCCAGTCTGTGCTTAATCTCTTTTGTGTTGGTGTTATTTACCAATGGCCTGACCATTTTGCTGTCCTTCGGCGCGGTGGCTTTGGCCGCCTGTTATCCTTTTATGAAGCGCTACACTCACCTGCCCCAGCTGGTATTGGGTGCCGCCTTTGCCTGGGGCATTCCCATGGCCTTTGCCGCCCAGACTGACAGCTTACCCCCCGCCTTGTGGCTGATGTATATGGCGGTGCTGTTGTGGACCGTGACCTACGATACCTTTTACGCCATGGTAGACCGGGACGACGATTTGAAGATTGGCGTTAAGTCGACGGCGATTCTGTTTGGTGACGACGATAAAACCATTACCGCCATGTTGCAGCTGTGTGTGCTGGTGATTCTGGTGTTGGTGGGCGTACAGTTTTCGCTGAGCTTTATTTATTATGCAGGCTTGATGGCGGCGGCAGGTTTGTTTGTATACCAGCAGCAGTTAATTAAATACCGGGATCGAGATCAGTGCTTTAAGGCCTTTCTCAATAATAATTGGGTGGGCGCTGTGATCTTTGTGGGTATTGTCTGCCATTACTTATTGGCGCCATGA
- a CDS encoding DUF4112 domain-containing protein — protein sequence MGNNVITKITEAQQREAQQRKALERLEKFSHFTDSSIGIPFTKFRLGADSVIGVLPVGGDIAGLLLSSYVLVEAQRIGASKEVKRQILRNMVIDFAGGLLPVVGDAFDAIFKANTRNTHLLKNYLEGQLAVAPPPAPFPWKTLVVLSILLALITAGAMLLF from the coding sequence ATGGGTAACAACGTCATCACGAAAATTACAGAAGCGCAGCAAAGAGAAGCTCAGCAAAGAAAGGCACTTGAGCGCCTGGAGAAATTCAGTCATTTTACCGACAGCAGTATTGGCATCCCCTTTACAAAGTTTCGACTTGGCGCAGACTCTGTAATTGGGGTGTTGCCGGTGGGGGGCGATATTGCGGGCCTGCTGTTATCGTCTTATGTGCTAGTCGAGGCACAACGTATAGGTGCCAGCAAGGAAGTGAAGCGGCAAATATTGCGCAATATGGTGATCGATTTTGCAGGTGGCCTGCTGCCAGTAGTGGGAGACGCCTTCGATGCTATTTTTAAGGCCAATACCCGCAATACCCATTTGCTAAAAAACTACCTGGAAGGACAGCTTGCAGTAGCGCCACCCCCAGCGCCTTTCCCTTGGAAAACCTTGGTCGTATTGTCTATTTTATTGGCACTGATTACGGCTGGAGCGATGCTACTTTTCTGA
- a CDS encoding GNAT family N-acetyltransferase codes for MASDVTQLEFNFIAAIAEVSATEWDALVSDGYPFVRHAFLSALESSGAVATDKGWQAHHLIIRSEGKLLGALPLYLKGHSYGEYVFDWAWADAYQRHGQAYYPKLLSAIPFTPATGPRLLLAAELNLERVSALQNLLVQALQQEARRLAASSVHILFSDADWSKQWQGQGLMQRVGAQYHWFDQGYHDFDGFLASFSSRKRKTLRKERRVVAEQGLVLQRLEGEAISASDWQFFFHCYQLTYAKRSGHGGYLPEDFFRRLAADMPDALVMVVAYHDDKRVAAALNFRGGETLYGRYWGCVREFEFLHFEACYYQGIDYCLANGLRHFDPGAQGEHKIQRGFTPITTYSNHWLAEPAFSEAVARFLEEERIHIDAYLEDAATMLPFKRG; via the coding sequence ATGGCCTCTGATGTAACGCAACTGGAGTTCAATTTCATCGCCGCAATTGCCGAGGTGTCCGCCACGGAATGGGACGCTTTGGTGAGTGATGGCTATCCCTTTGTGCGGCATGCTTTTTTGTCCGCGTTGGAGAGCAGCGGCGCGGTGGCGACCGACAAAGGCTGGCAGGCCCATCATCTTATTATCCGGTCTGAGGGCAAATTGCTGGGGGCCTTGCCTCTCTATTTAAAAGGCCACAGCTACGGCGAGTATGTGTTTGACTGGGCTTGGGCCGATGCCTATCAGCGCCACGGCCAGGCCTATTATCCTAAATTGCTGTCGGCTATTCCTTTTACCCCCGCTACCGGACCTCGGCTGTTGTTGGCTGCCGAGTTGAATCTGGAGAGAGTGTCAGCGCTGCAAAATTTGCTTGTTCAGGCCCTGCAGCAAGAAGCCCGGCGACTTGCCGCGTCTTCAGTACATATTCTGTTTTCAGATGCGGATTGGTCCAAGCAGTGGCAGGGTCAGGGTTTGATGCAACGAGTGGGCGCCCAATACCATTGGTTTGACCAGGGCTATCATGACTTTGACGGCTTTCTGGCCAGCTTTAGTTCCCGTAAACGCAAAACCCTGCGCAAGGAGCGCCGGGTCGTTGCCGAGCAGGGCTTGGTTTTGCAGCGTTTGGAAGGCGAGGCCATCAGTGCGAGTGACTGGCAATTTTTCTTCCATTGCTATCAGCTAACCTATGCTAAACGCAGTGGTCACGGCGGCTATTTACCTGAGGACTTTTTTCGTCGCTTAGCGGCAGATATGCCTGACGCGCTGGTAATGGTCGTGGCCTATCACGATGACAAGCGGGTGGCAGCGGCTTTGAATTTTCGCGGTGGCGAGACGCTATATGGTCGGTATTGGGGCTGCGTCAGAGAGTTTGAGTTTCTGCACTTTGAGGCCTGTTACTACCAAGGTATTGATTACTGTCTCGCCAATGGTTTGCGACATTTTGATCCCGGCGCTCAAGGCGAGCATAAAATCCAGCGGGGCTTCACGCCGATTACCACTTACTCTAATCATTGGTTGGCTGAGCCAGCATTTAGTGAGGCGGTAGCGCGGTTTTTGGAAGAAGAGCGCATTCATATCGACGCTTATTTGGAAGATGCAGCGACAATGCTGCCATTTAAGCGGGGTTAA
- a CDS encoding DNA ligase, whose protein sequence is MPILLHWPQGFLLGFLLSLSTAIAADTNSNHAIPSNTDSPPLMLANSYHSAIDLDDYWVSEKLDGVRAYWNGRHLISRGGQVFTAPSWFTQDFPDQPLDGELWMGRGRFAEVSGAVRRQTPNPQQWRQIHFMVFDLPAHKGDFNHRLAAMQTLFAKTSSPYIQLVKQQKMATKAQLMTHLDTLIAQGAEGLMLHLGTAPYRAKRSDDLLKLKRYQDAEATVVKHLPGKGKYQGMMGALLVEMPNGRQFKLGSGFSDDQRRQPPAPGTTVTYKYYGLTNSGLPRFASFMRIRRGH, encoded by the coding sequence ATGCCTATACTGCTGCACTGGCCACAAGGGTTTCTGCTCGGTTTTTTACTCAGCCTCTCGACCGCAATTGCCGCCGACACCAATTCAAACCACGCGATACCAAGCAACACCGACTCGCCCCCACTGATGTTGGCCAATAGCTACCACAGCGCCATCGACCTTGACGATTATTGGGTAAGCGAAAAGCTCGACGGGGTCAGAGCGTACTGGAACGGCCGCCATCTCATCAGCCGGGGTGGCCAGGTGTTTACCGCTCCTAGCTGGTTTACCCAGGATTTTCCCGATCAACCGCTAGATGGCGAGCTGTGGATGGGGCGGGGCCGCTTTGCCGAAGTCTCCGGTGCCGTCCGACGGCAAACACCCAACCCGCAACAATGGCGGCAAATTCACTTTATGGTTTTTGATTTGCCAGCCCACAAAGGCGATTTCAATCATCGCCTGGCAGCCATGCAGACACTATTTGCAAAAACGTCCTCTCCGTATATTCAGCTAGTTAAACAACAGAAAATGGCGACCAAAGCACAATTGATGACGCATTTAGATACCCTGATTGCCCAAGGCGCCGAAGGGCTAATGCTTCACCTTGGCACTGCGCCCTATCGAGCAAAACGCAGCGATGATTTACTCAAACTCAAACGCTATCAAGATGCCGAAGCCACCGTCGTTAAACACCTTCCTGGCAAGGGTAAATATCAGGGAATGATGGGCGCCCTGTTAGTCGAGATGCCCAACGGCAGGCAGTTTAAACTTGGCAGCGGCTTCTCCGACGATCAACGCCGGCAGCCTCCCGCCCCCGGCACCACAGTAACGTATAAATACTACGGCTTAACCAACAGTGGCCTGCCCCGTTTTGCCAGCTTTATGCGGATTCGTCGCGGCCATTAA
- a CDS encoding DUF938 domain-containing protein, with translation MHKPFSQACENNKGPILAALSPHLATAGNVLEIGSGTGQHAVFFAANMPQLNWQCSDQAENLAGIKLWLDEADLQNLPAPLALNVLAQWPSSNSGPKSYDAIYSANTCHIMSWAMVEAMFKGINFALNPGGIVAIYGPFNYAGEFTSDSNAAFDQYLRDVHPQQGIRDFEAVNALAEAIGTRLVADYAMPANNRLLIWQKA, from the coding sequence ATGCACAAACCGTTCTCCCAAGCTTGCGAAAACAATAAAGGCCCCATTTTAGCTGCGCTTTCACCCCACTTGGCAACGGCAGGAAATGTCTTGGAAATTGGCAGTGGCACCGGCCAGCATGCGGTGTTTTTCGCCGCCAATATGCCTCAGCTCAACTGGCAGTGCAGCGACCAAGCCGAGAACCTAGCGGGCATTAAACTGTGGCTTGACGAAGCCGATTTACAAAACCTCCCAGCACCCCTCGCCTTAAACGTACTGGCGCAATGGCCAAGCTCAAACTCTGGTCCTAAAAGCTACGATGCAATCTACTCGGCCAACACCTGTCATATTATGAGCTGGGCAATGGTAGAAGCCATGTTTAAAGGCATTAACTTCGCGCTCAACCCTGGCGGTATAGTGGCCATTTATGGCCCATTTAACTATGCTGGGGAGTTTACCTCAGACAGCAACGCCGCCTTTGATCAGTATTTACGGGACGTGCACCCTCAGCAAGGCATTCGCGATTTTGAAGCGGTTAATGCTCTTGCAGAAGCCATTGGCACCCGCCTGGTAGCCGATTACGCCATGCCCGCAAACAACCGCCTGCTGATCTGGCAGAAAGCTTAA
- a CDS encoding DUF1499 domain-containing protein, with protein sequence MMVRRILILPVLALLLMLSACSTVGKRDDLWSKTGIFPSCPPRPSCVSSKARDEEYHIPALKYGGDVAAAKARLKALLLAQPRTQIVEETPRYIHAVVVSAIMRYHDDVEFLIEPNGEIQQRSLSRIGYYDFAVNRERLETLRREFSQAVQ encoded by the coding sequence ATGATGGTAAGACGCATTTTAATATTGCCAGTGTTGGCGTTGTTGCTAATGTTAAGCGCCTGCTCGACGGTGGGTAAGCGAGACGATCTCTGGTCAAAGACAGGCATTTTTCCTTCTTGCCCGCCCCGGCCGAGTTGCGTTTCTTCTAAAGCAAGGGATGAGGAGTATCACATTCCAGCGCTGAAATATGGTGGTGATGTTGCAGCGGCGAAAGCCCGCCTGAAAGCCCTGCTTCTGGCCCAGCCGCGAACGCAAATTGTTGAAGAAACACCACGCTATATTCATGCGGTGGTGGTGAGTGCCATTATGCGTTATCACGACGATGTTGAGTTTTTGATCGAGCCCAATGGTGAGATACAGCAGCGGTCATTGTCTCGGATTGGCTATTATGATTTTGCTGTGAATCGTGAACGACTGGAAACCCTGCGCCGGGAGTTCTCCCAAGCAGTGCAATAG
- the yegQ gene encoding tRNA 5-hydroxyuridine modification protein YegQ, producing MATELLSPAGSLRNMRYALAYGADAVYAGQPRYSLRVRNNEFKDLAVLAQGIDECHSQGKQFYLASNISPHNDKIRSYLRDLEPVVELGPDALIMADPGLIMLVKERWPDLPIHLSVQANAVNWATVKFWYQNGVSRVILSRELSLDEIGEIRQQVPEMELEVFVHGALCIAYSGRCLLSGYMNHRDSNQGACTNSCRWQYQAHEAKEDESGDLIAVQQFQPEPSPEPVLLQQRERPGEFMPAYEDEHGTYIMNSKDLRAIQHVERLIEMGVHSLKIEGRTKSHYYAARTAQVYRRAISDAESGRPFDMGLMDQLETLANRGYTEGFYRRHPPKEYQNYEMGLNNSQQQQFVAEVVDWDGQFATVDVKNRFALGETLELMTPMGNHRFALESLLNKHGKAIDVAPGSGHRVKIPLNISASAEAMRFGLLVKNIQDAAESAA from the coding sequence ATGGCAACCGAACTCCTCTCCCCCGCTGGCAGCCTGCGCAATATGCGCTACGCCCTCGCCTATGGCGCCGACGCCGTTTACGCTGGCCAACCCCGTTACAGCCTGCGGGTGCGCAATAATGAATTTAAAGATTTGGCGGTTCTGGCCCAAGGTATCGATGAGTGCCACTCTCAGGGCAAGCAATTTTATCTCGCCTCTAACATCTCCCCCCATAACGACAAAATTCGCAGCTACCTCAGAGACCTTGAGCCAGTGGTCGAACTCGGCCCAGACGCCCTGATTATGGCCGACCCCGGCCTGATTATGTTGGTGAAAGAGCGCTGGCCAGACCTGCCCATCCATTTATCGGTGCAGGCCAATGCGGTTAACTGGGCGACGGTAAAATTTTGGTATCAGAACGGCGTTAGCCGGGTAATCCTATCCCGGGAGCTATCGTTGGATGAAATTGGTGAGATTCGCCAACAAGTCCCTGAAATGGAATTAGAAGTCTTTGTCCACGGTGCCCTCTGCATTGCCTATTCCGGTCGCTGCCTGTTATCCGGCTATATGAACCACCGGGACTCCAACCAAGGCGCTTGCACCAATTCCTGCCGCTGGCAATATCAGGCCCACGAGGCCAAAGAAGACGAAAGCGGCGACCTGATTGCGGTACAACAATTTCAACCCGAGCCCAGTCCAGAGCCCGTGCTGCTGCAACAGCGAGAGCGCCCCGGCGAATTTATGCCCGCCTACGAAGATGAGCACGGCACCTACATTATGAACAGCAAAGACTTGCGAGCCATTCAGCATGTCGAGCGGTTAATAGAAATGGGCGTACATTCCTTAAAAATCGAGGGCCGCACCAAATCCCATTATTACGCCGCCCGCACCGCCCAGGTCTACCGCCGGGCGATCAGCGACGCAGAATCGGGCCGCCCCTTTGACATGGGCTTGATGGATCAGCTGGAAACCCTGGCAAACCGGGGCTACACCGAAGGTTTTTACCGCCGCCATCCGCCCAAGGAATACCAGAACTACGAAATGGGCTTGAATAACAGCCAACAACAGCAGTTTGTAGCAGAAGTGGTGGACTGGGACGGTCAATTTGCCACCGTCGATGTTAAAAACCGCTTTGCCTTGGGCGAAACCCTGGAATTAATGACCCCTATGGGAAACCATCGCTTTGCACTAGAGTCTTTACTGAATAAGCATGGTAAGGCAATTGATGTGGCACCCGGCTCAGGTCATCGGGTAAAAATCCCGCTGAATATTTCAGCCTCTGCCGAAGCCATGCGCTTTGGTCTACTCGTAAAAAATATACAAGACGCTGCTGAATCAGCAGCCTGA